Proteins encoded within one genomic window of Mesobacillus subterraneus:
- a CDS encoding UDP-N-acetylmuramoyl-L-alanyl-D-glutamate--2,6-diaminopimelate ligase produces the protein MKLHELIGYLHPFVDYKGENPEITSIENDNRRVTPGSLFICIKGYTVDGHDFAESAVKNGAAAVLAERELPVNVPVIVVKDTVRAMAVLADAFYDQPSQKLHMIGITGTNGKTTTSHIIEQILKDADQKTGLIGTMYTKIGEQIFEVKNTTPESLTLQKTFKRMVDENVDTAVMEVSSHALVYGRVHGTDYNVAVFTNLTQDHLDYHKTMEEYRKAKGLLFSQLGNGFNHEKPKFAVLNSDDPASDEFAMLTTAHILTYGIDNHADLQAINIEMTASGTSFDLVSPFGVKKVNIQLIGKFSIYNVLASIGAALVSGIPLEDIIESVEGVKGVSGRFEVVDAGQDFSVIVDYAHTPDSLENVLKTIQQFAQKRVFCVVGCGGDRDRTKRPLMAKIACEYSTDAVFTSDNPRSEDPAEIIKDMEEGVKGEVYTSIIDRKEAIQHAIKNAKSGDVILIAGKGHETYQQIGDRTFDFDDRIVAREAIEEM, from the coding sequence ATGAAATTACACGAATTGATCGGTTACTTGCACCCGTTCGTGGATTATAAGGGAGAAAATCCCGAAATTACTTCAATTGAAAATGATAACCGCAGAGTGACTCCTGGAAGTTTATTCATATGCATAAAAGGTTATACAGTTGATGGTCACGATTTTGCTGAATCAGCCGTGAAGAATGGAGCAGCAGCCGTTCTCGCCGAACGAGAATTGCCAGTGAATGTACCAGTCATTGTCGTGAAGGACACTGTAAGGGCGATGGCAGTGCTTGCGGATGCCTTTTACGACCAGCCTAGCCAGAAGCTTCATATGATCGGAATCACAGGTACGAATGGAAAGACGACGACCAGCCATATTATTGAACAGATTCTCAAGGATGCAGATCAGAAAACCGGACTGATCGGTACGATGTACACAAAGATTGGCGAGCAAATCTTTGAAGTGAAAAATACAACACCGGAGAGCCTGACTCTGCAAAAGACGTTCAAAAGAATGGTCGACGAAAACGTTGATACTGCGGTAATGGAGGTATCTTCGCATGCGCTTGTTTATGGACGTGTTCATGGGACGGATTACAATGTTGCTGTTTTCACGAACCTGACGCAGGACCATTTGGACTACCACAAGACAATGGAGGAATACAGGAAAGCGAAGGGACTTTTGTTTTCACAGCTTGGAAATGGCTTCAACCATGAGAAACCGAAATTTGCGGTCCTGAATTCAGACGATCCTGCAAGTGATGAATTTGCTATGCTGACAACTGCCCATATATTAACATATGGGATTGACAACCATGCCGACTTGCAGGCAATCAACATCGAGATGACAGCCAGCGGAACCTCATTTGATTTGGTTAGCCCGTTTGGCGTGAAAAAGGTTAATATCCAGCTGATTGGAAAGTTCAGTATTTATAATGTACTTGCGAGCATCGGGGCAGCCCTCGTTTCTGGCATACCTTTAGAGGATATCATCGAATCTGTTGAAGGTGTTAAAGGAGTTTCTGGTAGGTTTGAAGTAGTCGATGCAGGACAGGATTTCTCTGTGATCGTTGACTATGCCCATACCCCTGACAGTCTTGAAAACGTCCTGAAAACAATTCAGCAATTTGCACAGAAAAGAGTTTTCTGTGTAGTTGGCTGTGGTGGTGATCGGGATCGTACGAAACGTCCGCTTATGGCGAAAATCGCTTGTGAATATTCTACAGATGCTGTTTTTACCTCGGATAATCCCCGCAGCGAGGATCCGGCAGAAATCATTAAGGATATGGAAGAAGGAGTCAAAGGCGAAGTCTATACTTCGATCATTGACAGGAAGGAAGCTATCCAGCATGCCATAAAAAATGCGAAATCTGGGGATGTGATCCTGATTGCTGGGAAGGGTCATGAAACATACCAGCAAATAGGTGACAGGACATTCGACTTTGACGACCGAATTGTGGCACGCGAGGCGATAGAGGAGATGTAA
- the murD gene encoding UDP-N-acetylmuramoyl-L-alanine--D-glutamate ligase — translation MKDIKTYQHKKILVLGLAKSGVSAAALLHKLGAFVTVNDSKPLSENPEAQGLLEHGIKVVCGSHPIELMDEGFELVVKNPGIPYYNPMIRKAIEKEIPVITEVELAYQISEAPLIGITGTNGKTTTTTLIFEILEAGNRHPLIAGNIGTVASGVAQEATVENTIVIELSSFQLMGIDQFKPKIAIITNLYDAHLDYHGTRNEYIGAKARITQNQTEEDFLIVNADQEECMEIARNSKAQIVPFSTRKVLESGAYVKDGWVCFNGEQIIETKDIVLPGKHNLENILSAVAATLLSGANKEAIRMVLTTFAGVRHRLQYVATIDERKFYNDSKATNILATENALAAFDAPIVLLAGGLDRGNSFDELVPSLKNVKTLITFGETAEKVGQAGHIAGIKTILRADNVEKAVPMAFEHSEPGDVILLSPACASWDQYKTFEVRGDMFIETVHKLK, via the coding sequence ATGAAAGATATCAAAACATATCAACATAAAAAGATACTTGTACTTGGCCTGGCCAAGAGTGGAGTCAGTGCGGCTGCTCTACTACATAAATTAGGGGCTTTTGTAACTGTCAACGATAGTAAGCCTCTTTCTGAAAATCCTGAAGCGCAAGGATTGCTAGAGCATGGAATCAAGGTTGTGTGTGGAAGCCATCCCATCGAATTGATGGACGAAGGCTTTGAACTCGTTGTTAAGAATCCTGGTATTCCTTACTATAACCCTATGATTCGAAAAGCGATTGAAAAAGAAATTCCGGTAATTACCGAGGTTGAGCTCGCATATCAGATTTCTGAGGCTCCCCTGATTGGTATTACTGGTACAAACGGAAAAACAACAACGACCACTCTTATATTCGAAATTCTGGAGGCGGGGAACAGGCATCCATTGATTGCAGGTAATATCGGCACAGTAGCATCAGGTGTCGCTCAGGAAGCAACCGTTGAAAATACGATTGTTATTGAACTGTCATCGTTTCAATTGATGGGGATTGACCAGTTCAAGCCTAAAATTGCCATCATTACAAACCTGTATGACGCACACCTGGATTATCACGGCACAAGAAACGAATATATTGGTGCTAAGGCCAGGATTACACAGAACCAGACTGAAGAAGACTTCCTGATTGTCAATGCAGACCAGGAGGAATGCATGGAAATTGCTCGCAATTCAAAAGCCCAAATCGTTCCTTTTTCAACAAGGAAGGTGCTTGAAAGTGGCGCTTATGTCAAGGATGGCTGGGTTTGTTTTAACGGAGAGCAAATTATTGAAACGAAGGATATCGTCCTGCCGGGCAAGCATAATTTGGAGAATATACTATCAGCAGTAGCCGCGACACTGTTGTCAGGTGCAAATAAAGAGGCCATCAGGATGGTGCTTACTACCTTTGCAGGTGTTCGCCACAGGCTCCAGTATGTGGCCACGATCGATGAACGTAAATTTTATAACGACTCAAAAGCAACAAATATTTTGGCTACGGAAAATGCCCTGGCAGCTTTCGACGCACCGATCGTCTTGCTGGCCGGCGGTCTTGACAGGGGAAATTCTTTTGATGAGCTTGTTCCTTCATTAAAAAATGTGAAGACATTGATTACTTTCGGAGAGACTGCTGAAAAAGTTGGACAGGCAGGACATATTGCAGGAATAAAAACGATTTTGCGGGCCGATAATGTGGAAAAGGCCGTTCCCATGGCATTTGAACATTCAGAGCCCGGTGATGTCATCCTGCTGTCTCCAGCATGTGCAAGCTGGGATCAGTACAAAACTTTTGAGGTAAGGGGAGACATGTTTATCGAGACCGTGCATAAGCTTAAGTAA
- the mraY gene encoding phospho-N-acetylmuramoyl-pentapeptide-transferase, whose protein sequence is MLEQVIFFTILMGFLITVLLSPVFIPFLRRLKFGQSIREEGPKSHQKKTGTPTMGGVMILISITITTLVMTGKFSQPSVETYLLLFVTLGFGLLGFMDDFIKVVMKRNLGLTSKQKLLGQIIISVIFYFIFKQSDLSTVISIPLTDISFDLGWGYALFIIFWLVGFSNAVNLTDGLDGLVSGTAAIAFGAFAVLAWSQSQYELSIFSVAVVGAVLGFLVFNAHPAKVFMGDTGSLALGGAIATVAILAKLEIILIIIGGIFVIETLSVILQVISFKTTGKRIFRMSPLHHHYELIGWSEWRVVVTFWTVGLLFAILGIYIEVWI, encoded by the coding sequence ATGCTGGAGCAAGTTATCTTTTTCACAATATTGATGGGTTTCCTTATCACTGTACTGCTTTCTCCAGTGTTTATTCCTTTTCTGAGAAGGCTTAAATTTGGCCAGAGCATCAGAGAAGAAGGACCGAAATCGCATCAGAAAAAAACAGGTACACCAACCATGGGCGGGGTCATGATTTTAATCTCCATTACAATCACTACCCTCGTCATGACAGGGAAGTTCTCCCAGCCTTCAGTGGAAACGTACCTATTGCTATTTGTCACTTTAGGATTTGGCCTGCTTGGCTTTATGGATGACTTCATCAAGGTTGTGATGAAACGAAACCTTGGCTTGACTTCAAAACAAAAACTGCTTGGCCAAATTATTATTTCCGTTATTTTTTACTTCATATTCAAGCAAAGTGACTTATCAACGGTCATCAGCATCCCATTAACTGACATCTCTTTTGATCTTGGATGGGGATATGCCCTGTTCATTATTTTCTGGTTGGTCGGTTTTTCGAATGCTGTCAACTTGACGGACGGGCTTGACGGGCTGGTTTCCGGTACTGCTGCCATTGCTTTTGGTGCATTTGCTGTACTAGCGTGGAGTCAATCTCAATATGAGCTTTCTATTTTTTCAGTAGCTGTTGTTGGAGCTGTTTTAGGATTCCTTGTATTCAATGCACATCCTGCTAAAGTGTTCATGGGAGACACCGGTTCTCTCGCTCTTGGTGGTGCCATTGCAACAGTAGCGATCCTTGCGAAGCTTGAAATTATCCTCATCATCATTGGCGGGATTTTTGTGATTGAAACATTATCCGTTATCCTGCAGGTTATTTCATTTAAAACTACTGGGAAAAGAATTTTCAGGATGAGTCCACTTCACCACCACTATGAATTGATTGGATGGTCAGAATGGCGTGTTGTTGTCACCTTCTGGACTGTGGGCCTTCTCTTCGCAATCCTTGGAATCTATATTGAGGTGTGGATCTAG
- a CDS encoding cell division protein FtsQ/DivIB translates to MDKRKIVSIEDRIPKLKHQRRKKANRRLITLLALFFILIAGVIYFQSPLSKVKVITVSGNESFSKEYIVEKSGLSNDSNVWKISKGEVEEKLENIQEIKQATVNVKFPNKVAIELEEFSRLAYISKGKNFYPVLENGNILAEKQIDEIPVNAPILIGFKEGKVLDEMIASLVELPEVVMNSISEIHSQPVKTDKYLVKLYMNDGFEVNATLRTFSEKMAHYPSIVSQLDPTIKGVIDLEVGSYFKAYEAEEAEEVEIEKESEQ, encoded by the coding sequence ATGGACAAGAGGAAAATCGTCTCAATTGAAGATCGGATTCCAAAGTTAAAACATCAAAGGCGCAAGAAAGCTAATCGCAGGCTTATCACGCTTCTGGCTTTGTTTTTTATATTGATTGCCGGTGTTATTTATTTTCAGTCACCGCTAAGCAAGGTGAAAGTGATTACTGTTTCAGGAAATGAATCCTTTTCCAAAGAGTATATCGTGGAGAAGAGCGGACTAAGCAACGATTCAAATGTGTGGAAAATAAGCAAAGGCGAAGTCGAAGAGAAACTGGAGAATATCCAGGAAATCAAGCAAGCTACTGTGAACGTAAAGTTTCCAAATAAAGTCGCCATTGAGCTTGAAGAATTTAGCCGGCTTGCCTACATTTCTAAGGGAAAGAATTTCTACCCGGTCCTTGAGAATGGAAATATACTAGCAGAAAAGCAGATTGATGAAATTCCTGTTAACGCTCCAATCTTAATAGGGTTCAAAGAAGGGAAGGTCCTGGATGAAATGATCGCTTCACTGGTGGAACTTCCTGAAGTTGTCATGAATTCAATCTCTGAAATTCACTCACAGCCCGTTAAAACGGATAAATACCTTGTTAAGCTGTATATGAATGACGGTTTCGAGGTAAATGCTACTCTCAGGACTTTTTCTGAAAAAATGGCACATTACCCTTCAATTGTCAGCCAGCTTGACCCTACTATAAAGGGTGTCATCGATCTTGAGGTTGGCTCTTATTTTAAAGCATATGAAGCAGAGGAAGCTGAGGAAGTTGAAATTGAAAAAGAAAGTGAACAGTAA
- a CDS encoding DUF881 domain-containing protein produces the protein MKQRKLRKLKLKKKVNSNRVILSIVSLVLGFMIAFSFRVTQDEEEKVQGLTDGQWEKQLSLRNDLIEQEEKNRDLQKELNAKQEKVREIETSLSKEAQVFFNMAEDAEKYRMFLGKVEVRGKGVNVTLADGEYDPDEENINNYLVHEHHVFKVINELYISGAAAIAVNGQRISHNSYILCTGPVITVDGYQHPAPFEITAIGDPDVLSSALNITGGVKDQLVNDQIVFSLEEKEDLKMDPILGK, from the coding sequence ATGAAGCAGAGGAAGCTGAGGAAGTTGAAATTGAAAAAGAAAGTGAACAGTAACCGTGTAATTCTTTCAATCGTTTCCCTGGTACTTGGCTTCATGATAGCTTTTTCATTTCGTGTCACACAGGACGAGGAAGAAAAAGTCCAGGGCTTGACAGACGGGCAATGGGAGAAGCAATTGAGTTTGAGGAACGATTTGATAGAACAGGAAGAAAAAAACCGCGATCTTCAGAAAGAGTTGAATGCCAAGCAGGAAAAGGTAAGAGAAATTGAAACCAGCCTTTCCAAAGAAGCTCAAGTTTTTTTCAACATGGCAGAGGACGCTGAGAAATACCGTATGTTCCTTGGCAAGGTAGAGGTCAGAGGCAAGGGAGTAAACGTAACCCTGGCTGATGGAGAGTATGATCCTGATGAGGAGAATATCAATAATTATCTTGTCCACGAGCACCATGTCTTCAAGGTGATCAATGAGTTGTACATTTCAGGAGCAGCAGCAATCGCTGTGAACGGGCAGCGGATTTCACACAATTCATATATATTGTGTACAGGCCCTGTCATCACTGTTGATGGCTACCAGCATCCTGCCCCATTCGAAATCACTGCTATTGGTGACCCCGATGTTCTTTCCTCCGCTCTGAATATTACCGGTGGGGTAAAAGATCAGCTTGTGAATGACCAGATTGTTTTTTCATTAGAAGAAAAGGAAGATCTTAAAATGGATCCAATTTTGGGTAAATGA
- a CDS encoding stage V sporulation protein D, giving the protein MRVSNVTVRKRLALVLVVGILVFFIIDVRLGYVQFMLGDFLTGKAKDSWSRNVPFEPQRGEITDRNGVALATNISAPTVYVVPRQVEDPEAAAEILAKALNMSKEKAYQHITKRAMIERIPEGRKISHEKAKEIRALDIKGVYIGEDSKRHYPYGSYLSHVLGFAGIDNQGLMGLELYYDKELKGQKGSVQFYADAKQQRMNNMADDYEPPVDGLDLKLTIDSRVQTIVERELDIAQAKYNPDGIIAVAMNPNNGEILAMSSRPDFDPANFRNVAPEVYNRNLPIWSTYEPGSTFKIVTLAAALQEGKVDLEKDHFHDSGSVEVAGARIRCWKKGGHGSQSFLEVVENSCNPGFVELGDRLGKEKLFKYVKDFGFGEKTGIDLQGEGKGIMFNLERVGPVEQATTAFGQGVSVTPIQQVAAVSAAVNGGILYTPFIAKELIDPVTGEVVMKKSPQAKRRVISEETSKEIRHALESVVAKGSGKNAYVDSYRVGGKTGTAQKAKDGRYLENNHIVSFIGFAPADDPQIVIYVAVDNPKGTVQFGGVVAAPIVGDIMEDSLRAMEVPPRKDQIEKELTWLDTPMVEVPDLIGLSKQELRQQLINFKLDIAGDGEKVVKQLPSPGVKIKEGSTIRVYMND; this is encoded by the coding sequence ATGCGTGTATCAAACGTGACGGTCAGAAAAAGGCTGGCTCTCGTTCTGGTGGTTGGAATTTTGGTGTTTTTCATCATAGATGTCCGGCTTGGGTATGTGCAATTCATGCTAGGAGATTTTTTGACAGGAAAGGCGAAGGATTCGTGGAGCAGAAACGTCCCATTTGAGCCACAGCGCGGGGAAATAACGGATAGGAATGGAGTGGCGCTCGCAACGAATATTAGTGCACCGACTGTTTACGTGGTGCCGCGCCAGGTGGAGGATCCCGAGGCTGCAGCGGAAATATTAGCGAAGGCTTTAAATATGTCAAAAGAGAAGGCCTATCAACATATTACAAAAAGAGCGATGATTGAGAGAATTCCAGAAGGCAGAAAGATTTCTCACGAGAAAGCGAAGGAAATCAGGGCACTCGATATCAAAGGTGTATACATCGGTGAGGATTCCAAGCGCCATTATCCATACGGCAGTTACCTGTCCCATGTCTTGGGGTTTGCGGGAATTGATAACCAGGGATTGATGGGATTGGAACTTTACTATGATAAAGAATTAAAAGGGCAAAAAGGTTCTGTCCAATTTTATGCGGACGCAAAACAGCAGCGAATGAACAATATGGCGGATGACTACGAGCCGCCGGTGGACGGGCTTGATCTGAAGCTGACGATCGACAGCAGGGTGCAGACCATCGTCGAGCGAGAACTTGATATTGCCCAAGCAAAATATAATCCAGATGGCATCATTGCGGTCGCCATGAATCCTAATAATGGGGAAATCCTTGCAATGTCAAGCAGGCCTGACTTTGATCCGGCTAACTTCCGTAATGTAGCACCGGAAGTTTACAACCGGAACTTGCCGATTTGGAGCACGTATGAACCAGGTTCTACTTTCAAAATTGTTACCCTCGCCGCTGCACTTCAGGAAGGAAAGGTCGATCTTGAAAAAGATCACTTCCATGACTCCGGTTCTGTCGAAGTAGCTGGAGCGAGAATCCGCTGCTGGAAAAAAGGAGGACACGGAAGCCAATCCTTCCTCGAAGTTGTCGAGAATTCCTGCAACCCTGGATTCGTTGAGCTTGGCGATAGGCTAGGTAAAGAAAAACTGTTTAAATATGTGAAGGATTTCGGTTTTGGCGAGAAAACAGGAATCGACCTTCAAGGGGAAGGAAAAGGGATTATGTTCAACCTGGAGAGAGTCGGTCCAGTCGAGCAGGCAACAACTGCATTTGGTCAGGGTGTTTCTGTCACGCCAATCCAGCAAGTCGCTGCTGTTTCAGCAGCTGTAAATGGTGGAATACTGTATACACCGTTTATTGCTAAAGAATTGATTGATCCCGTTACTGGAGAGGTTGTCATGAAAAAATCTCCACAAGCAAAAAGAAGGGTGATTTCTGAAGAGACTTCCAAAGAAATCAGGCATGCGCTTGAGAGTGTCGTAGCTAAAGGTTCAGGTAAAAATGCTTACGTAGACTCTTACAGAGTTGGCGGCAAAACTGGTACAGCCCAGAAGGCGAAGGATGGCCGCTACCTCGAAAATAACCATATCGTTTCCTTCATAGGTTTCGCTCCTGCAGATGACCCGCAAATCGTTATTTATGTTGCGGTTGATAATCCGAAAGGTACAGTACAGTTTGGTGGCGTAGTAGCAGCTCCGATCGTTGGCGATATAATGGAGGACAGTCTGCGCGCTATGGAAGTGCCTCCGCGGAAGGATCAGATTGAAAAGGAATTGACATGGCTCGATACACCTATGGTGGAGGTGCCTGACCTGATTGGCTTATCCAAACAGGAACTAAGGCAACAATTGATCAACTTCAAGCTTGATATAGCAGGCGATGGTGAGAAGGTTGTCAAACAGCTTCCTTCACCAGGGGTAAAAATTAAGGAAGGGTCAACCATTAGAGTTTATATGAACGATTAA
- the murG gene encoding undecaprenyldiphospho-muramoylpentapeptide beta-N-acetylglucosaminyltransferase translates to MRIAVSGGGTGGHIYPALALIREIKKKDEKVEFLYIGTEKGLESKIVPRENIPFKSIHITGFKRKISFDNVKTILRFLKGVRDSKKMLKEFKPDVVIGTGGYVCGPVVYGAAKMGIPTIVHEQNSVPGLTNKFLSRYVDKIAICFEEAREFFPEQKVVLTGNPRASEVLGQDGIKGRLSAGLKLKMPTVLIFGGSRGARPINDAVVKSLAELSGKPYQVLYVTGDVHFEDVRKEVELVGNPENVIIKPFIHNMPEVLAGVDLTVARAGATTLAELTSLGIPSILIPSPYVTDNHQEKNARALSENGAARLLLEKDLTGPKLVESIDHILSNEEKLAEMKKSAKKLGIPDAAQRLYRVMEELAGK, encoded by the coding sequence ATGAGAATTGCAGTTAGCGGCGGCGGTACAGGTGGGCATATATATCCTGCGCTCGCACTAATAAGGGAAATTAAGAAAAAGGATGAAAAAGTCGAGTTTCTTTACATAGGGACAGAAAAAGGCCTCGAAAGCAAAATTGTCCCAAGGGAGAACATTCCATTTAAATCCATACATATCACAGGATTCAAACGAAAGATTTCATTTGATAACGTAAAAACAATCTTGCGATTCCTAAAAGGTGTCAGGGACAGTAAAAAAATGCTCAAGGAATTCAAGCCAGATGTGGTAATTGGTACTGGAGGCTACGTTTGCGGTCCAGTGGTCTATGGAGCTGCGAAAATGGGCATACCTACAATCGTCCATGAACAAAACAGCGTACCAGGTTTGACGAATAAATTCCTTAGCCGTTATGTGGATAAAATCGCGATTTGCTTTGAAGAAGCTAGAGAATTCTTCCCTGAACAAAAAGTTGTGTTGACCGGTAACCCTCGAGCATCGGAGGTATTGGGGCAAGATGGGATTAAAGGCAGATTGTCTGCCGGTTTAAAACTTAAAATGCCTACTGTCCTCATTTTTGGCGGAAGCAGGGGTGCGAGGCCAATTAATGATGCAGTCGTAAAAAGCCTAGCAGAATTAAGCGGCAAACCATATCAGGTTCTGTATGTTACTGGTGATGTTCATTTTGAAGATGTCCGGAAGGAAGTTGAGCTTGTTGGTAATCCTGAAAATGTCATCATCAAACCATTTATTCACAATATGCCCGAGGTGCTAGCTGGAGTTGATTTAACCGTAGCAAGGGCAGGAGCGACTACCCTTGCTGAACTAACCTCATTGGGAATCCCGAGCATATTGATTCCAAGCCCATATGTTACCGACAATCATCAAGAGAAAAACGCACGGGCTTTAAGTGAAAATGGAGCAGCGCGGCTCCTGCTTGAAAAGGACCTAACAGGTCCAAAGCTGGTCGAAAGTATTGACCACATTCTTAGCAATGAAGAAAAGCTGGCAGAAATGAAAAAATCAGCGAAAAAACTAGGCATACCAGATGCAGCCCAGAGACTGTACCGGGTCATGGAAGAACTGGCAGGAAAGTAG
- the murB gene encoding UDP-N-acetylmuramate dehydrogenase, producing the protein MKDLANKLRELSIGSVKENEPLANHTSMKIGGPADILIEPSSIENLRKAVEVIKDSGVEWTVIGRGSNLLVTDKGIEGVVIKLGSGLDDLEIDGTTVTAGGGLSLVNFAITISRKGLSGLEFAGGIPGSIGGAVYMNAGAHGSDISQILEKAYVLFEDGSLEWLTNKEMKFSYRTSILQKERPGVVVGAIFQLQEGNKDEIVAELQKNKDYRKETQPYNFPSCGSVFRNPLPNYAGNLIEKSGLKGHQIGGAQISELHANFIVNKGNAKAEDVLGLIQHVKDTVLDLHGVKMETEVEIIGRK; encoded by the coding sequence ATGAAGGATCTAGCTAACAAACTTAGGGAATTGAGCATCGGTTCGGTAAAGGAAAATGAACCGCTGGCAAACCATACATCAATGAAAATTGGCGGACCTGCTGACATACTTATTGAACCTTCATCAATTGAAAATTTAAGAAAAGCGGTTGAAGTCATTAAGGATTCCGGTGTTGAATGGACAGTAATCGGCAGAGGGTCGAATCTCCTCGTAACAGATAAAGGTATTGAAGGTGTTGTAATTAAACTCGGTTCCGGACTGGATGATTTGGAGATCGATGGCACTACAGTGACAGCCGGGGGAGGTCTTTCCCTGGTCAACTTTGCGATTACCATTAGCCGCAAAGGACTTTCAGGGCTTGAATTCGCAGGCGGAATTCCCGGGTCGATTGGCGGCGCGGTTTATATGAATGCTGGAGCCCATGGTTCTGATATCTCACAAATTCTCGAGAAAGCCTATGTGCTCTTTGAAGATGGCTCACTAGAGTGGCTCACTAACAAAGAGATGAAATTCTCTTATCGGACGTCTATCCTTCAGAAAGAGCGACCGGGTGTAGTCGTAGGAGCCATTTTCCAACTTCAAGAAGGCAACAAGGATGAAATTGTGGCAGAGCTTCAAAAAAACAAGGATTATCGCAAAGAAACCCAGCCGTATAACTTTCCTAGCTGCGGCAGTGTCTTCAGGAATCCACTGCCCAATTACGCTGGAAATTTAATTGAAAAATCAGGTTTGAAAGGACATCAAATCGGAGGGGCACAAATTTCGGAGCTTCATGCGAATTTCATTGTGAACAAAGGGAATGCAAAGGCTGAGGATGTCCTTGGTCTCATTCAGCATGTAAAGGATACAGTCCTTGATTTACATGGTGTGAAAATGGAGACAGAGGTAGAGATAATAGGTCGGAAATAG